Within the Dialister hominis genome, the region GATGCCAGGATAAGAGAAGAGCGGCTGAAGCTTGGTTACGAAGTAGTAGAAGAAGATGATTCAAAAAAAAAGCTCATTACTTACGTCAAAAAGACTGCGAAGTAATCGTCGCGCTTTCCGGCTCCTTCCCTGTCGAATTGCTTTGTGAAAGGCTGGGTATTCCGCGTAGCAGCTTCTACTATTGGCTGTATCATACCAGGCATCCTTCTGAACAAAAGAATCGTCTTTTGGATACCATAGAACTGCTCAAGGAATGGCATAAGAAGTATCCATCCCACGGATACCGCTGGCTAAGGGCCAAGCTTCTGCTTGACACAGGCCTCTTCATGTCTGAATCATACGCCTATAAATGCTGTCGTTTGGCCGGGATCAAGAGTGTTTCCAAACACTATAAGTACAAAAAGCCTGGTGAATCCAGGACTTATCCAAATCTGCTGCTTGCAGGGATTAACATAGATGGGCCCTCGCAATGTATTGTGTCTGACATGACTGCATTCTACGTAAAGAACACATACTATGAGCTGACGATATATATGGATCTTTGGAATAACGAGATTGTCGCCCACGCACTTTCCTCAAGGCGTGGAGACCGTATGACATATATTAACGGACTGCACGACTACCTTGAATTTACGAAGAAATTCCCCGGCGTTAAGCATATTCTTCATTCTGATCAGGGATCAGTATATGCATCAAAGGATTTCAACCAGCTGCTCCCGGCGTATAACATCACACGATCCATGTCCAGAGCAGGAACGCCAACGGATAATGCAGCCATGGAATCCATTAATGGATGGATGAAAGCCGAGCTGTTTTCAGATTTTCATATTACTTCAACAGAGGGCGTAGCGGGTCAGATTGATGAATACGTCAAGTTCTTTAATGAAGAGCGCCCGGCATATGCACTGGAGTACCTTACACCAAAGCAGTACAGAGAAAAATATGGTTTTTAAGCAGGTTAATGCCTTTTGTCCAAATTAAGAGTTACACAATTTCATTTAATTTCACTTATTTAATTTTTTGACATCTAATTTTTGAGATTTTGTGTCCAAAATACGTTGACCAGTGCAAATGATTGGCTGACCGCTCCTTCCCCGCTGGGGCAGGTCAAAACCTTCCGCATCGACGCGAATCACCTTTATCAACTGCGATGTACTGAGTCCTGATTTTCAGGGCCGTAGGCCGGTCTTAACCTTGCTCCGGGAGGAGAAGGTGGCGGCGGAGCCGACGGATGAGTTGTATTTCCTCAAGGCGTCAGCCTTGGTTGTAAGGTTTTTATCGAGCAACGCGAGGTTTAAGGGAGTTAACCTTGCTCCGGGAGGAGAAGGTGGGAAATTTTTGCTTTTTAAAAATTTCTCGGATGAGATGTAGTTTCTAGGACATGGGCCGGCTGTATGGTTTTATCATCATTCCTCCGCTCCCGCCATCGCCGCTAAAAATCCAAGGTACGCCTCACACTCAATAGACTCTTTCCTATTACACCTTCACAATAGCGATGTACTGAATCCGGAGGGGACGCGGACAAAAAGTTGGACCAATTGACAGAGGTGTCAGGAGGTCAATTTATGTATTCGCATGAAGAACGCTTAAAGGCAGTCAAACTGCACGTCGATTCGGGCATGGGGCTCAAAGGCATTATGAGAACGCTCGGCTATCCTCACGACATAAAAGTGTTGCGTCAATGGTGCCGGGAATTCAAGTTCTCCAGAGAGATTCACGAAGTAGACGGATTTGATGACGGATATTCTCTCAAACAAAAAACATTAGCCGTCAAATACTTCGTAAATTGCGGCGATCTGCGGCGCACCATCAGGGAAATAGGCTATCCCAGCAGCACGCAGAGATTGAAAATATGGGTTGAGAAATACAACCTTAACGAAAACGATCATTGGCAAGCTGACCAGAACCCTGTAAAATGGGGGCAAGATCGACAGACGGGAAGCAGTCCACTGATTCAGGAGAATCCATTCGAAGAAATTGAGATAGCCTCTAACGCTATCTACAAGGACTTAGGCTTCCTCGAGGAATTGTTCCAAAGGAGGCTGGCAACAATGTCTAAAAAGGACTCGGAAGTAACGATTGAATCTTTAAAAGAAGAAATGCAAGTACTGCTTAGAAATATGGAAAACCTCCGCAAAGAGAATAAAGCATTGCTGAAAGCCAATCAGTCACTGGGAGAGAAGACGAAGTCTCTTGATGAAAAGTGCCAGACACTTGCGAAAGAGTATAAGGAGCTTGGCGAGCAGACTCTTATTAAACGGATCGAGTACGAAGCCCTCGAGATAGCTGCAGAAACAATAAAAAAAGAAGAGGGCATCAGTCTAAAAACACTGACCAATCGGGAAAAAGCCATCGTGATTGATGCCCTTCTGAGCCGCAGCAAGTATCCCCTGAAGAAACTGCTGACGGTGCTAAATATGGCTAAAGCCTCATATTTCTACCAGAAATCCGCTATGAAGGCGGGAGATAAATATGCGGAAATACGCGAAACCATCAAAGACAAATTTAAGAAGAACCGGTCGGTTTATGGTTACCGGAGAATCTGGTTAGCGCTCAGAAAAGATGGAAAAATTCTTTCTGAGAAGCTCGTCCGCCGCTTTATGAAAGAGGATCATCTGGTTCCATACCGCAAAAAAGCTAAAAAGTATAACTCCTACAAAGGAGAAATTTCACCTGCCCCTAATCTCGTTAACAGGAATTTTCATGCCGACGAATTAGGAAAGCTGCTTCTCACAGATATTACGGAATTCCACATATCTGCAGGGAAAGTATACCTGTCAGCTATAACTGACGTCTTTGACGGCAAGATTGTCGCATGGACGATCGGCACGTCGCCGAATGCCAAACTGGTCAATACCATGCTGGTAAAAGCGAGAGAGGCCCTGGGCGATGACAAGCATCCTATCGTTCATTCAGACCGCGGTATACATTACCAATGGCCTGGATGGATCGCCTTGATGAAGAAATTCGGCTGGACAAGATCCATGTCGAAAAAAGGGTGCTCGCCGGATAATGCTGCTTGTGAAGGTGTCTTTGGAAGAGTAAAAAACGAAATGTTCTATAATAGAAGCTGGATAGGTGTATCCATTAAAGAATTCATAGCTTACCTAGACGATTATCTTCATTGGTATAATGAAGACCGAATTAAAATTACCTTGGGCGGCATGAGTCCAGTAGAATACAGAGAAAGCTTAGGGATAATGTAAGTACTACCAGAATGGTCCAAAAAAATATCCGCACCCCCGGATCTCCTAGACGAGAAAGCTGTCCCCGTTAGGGGAAAGTGGCGCGCATGCGCCGAAAGGGGTTCATTACCACGCAGGAAAGCTGCGGTTGTCTGGTTTTCTTGTCAATATTTCCCCACATCCACTCCATTTTCACAAATATCCCCCTCCCTCATCCTCCCATTTCCTCTGATTTTCTTCTGATTGTGGGATTGTGATATAATATGAATGATTATTGTTTTTTTATCAAAAGTCAGCTATCCGTTTTGACGGGGCTCTCACAATTTGCATAGGAGTGCGCGTTTAGTTTATGAAGAACTCTGACATTCGCCGAGAACGGCCCAAGAAAAAATCTTCCATGTTCAAGAAGATTATCATATTTCTTGTCGTGATTTTCTTTATCGCAGGAGCAGGCGCTGCTGCGGGATTTTTTGTGTCCGTTTCCGGAAAGCTTCCGGATGTGACGGCTAATATTACGCCGAATGCGTCTTCGCGTATTTATGATACGAAGGGCCGCCTGATTACGACGGTGCATGCGGAGGAAAACCGTATCCCCGTACCGATCAGCGAAGTGCCGAAGAATTTGCAGAATGCATTCGTGGCAGCGGAAGATGTCCGTTTCTATGAACACCATGGCGTCGATCCGCGCGGTATTCTCCGTGCCATCTGGGCGAACGTGGTTTCCGGCAATGCGACGGGACAGGGCGGTTCTACCATCACCCAGCAGCTCGCAAGAAATGCATTCCTGACACAGGAACAGACACTGAAGAGAAAGCTCCTTGAAGTCGTCCTCGCTTTTGAAATCGAAAGCAAGTACACCAAGCAGCAGATTCTTGAAATGTACATGAACCAGATCTACTTCGGCCAGGGCTGCTACGGCATCCAGACCGCATCCCGCGTCTACTTCGGCAAGGACGTGAAGGATCTGTCGCTCGCGCAGTGCGCTCTGCTGGCAGGACTTCCGAACAGCCCGAACTACTACTCGCCATTCAGAAGCGTAGAAGCAGCGAAGTACCGCCAGGCGATCGTCCTCGATCAGATGGCTAAGTACGGCTACATTTCCGAAGCCGATGCTGCCGCTGCCAAGAAGGCCGACCTGCACCTTGCCAAACCGCAGTCTGCCAAGACGACAGAAAACACAGCTTCCTACTTCGTCAGCTACATCATTCAGACCATCAGCGACAAGTATGGCTCTGATACCATT harbors:
- a CDS encoding IS3 family transposase, which gives rise to MVALSGSFPVELLCERLGIPRSSFYYWLYHTRHPSEQKNRLLDTIELLKEWHKKYPSHGYRWLRAKLLLDTGLFMSESYAYKCCRLAGIKSVSKHYKYKKPGESRTYPNLLLAGINIDGPSQCIVSDMTAFYVKNTYYELTIYMDLWNNEIVAHALSSRRGDRMTYINGLHDYLEFTKKFPGVKHILHSDQGSVYASKDFNQLLPAYNITRSMSRAGTPTDNAAMESINGWMKAELFSDFHITSTEGVAGQIDEYVKFFNEERPAYALEYLTPKQYREKYGF
- a CDS encoding IS3 family transposase, which produces MYSHEERLKAVKLHVDSGMGLKGIMRTLGYPHDIKVLRQWCREFKFSREIHEVDGFDDGYSLKQKTLAVKYFVNCGDLRRTIREIGYPSSTQRLKIWVEKYNLNENDHWQADQNPVKWGQDRQTGSSPLIQENPFEEIEIASNAIYKDLGFLEELFQRRLATMSKKDSEVTIESLKEEMQVLLRNMENLRKENKALLKANQSLGEKTKSLDEKCQTLAKEYKELGEQTLIKRIEYEALEIAAETIKKEEGISLKTLTNREKAIVIDALLSRSKYPLKKLLTVLNMAKASYFYQKSAMKAGDKYAEIRETIKDKFKKNRSVYGYRRIWLALRKDGKILSEKLVRRFMKEDHLVPYRKKAKKYNSYKGEISPAPNLVNRNFHADELGKLLLTDITEFHISAGKVYLSAITDVFDGKIVAWTIGTSPNAKLVNTMLVKAREALGDDKHPIVHSDRGIHYQWPGWIALMKKFGWTRSMSKKGCSPDNAACEGVFGRVKNEMFYNRSWIGVSIKEFIAYLDDYLHWYNEDRIKITLGGMSPVEYRESLGIM